The following coding sequences are from one Luteimonas sp. S4-F44 window:
- a CDS encoding aldehyde dehydrogenase — MQRLTHWIDGAARDPAADRWLPVYAPATGRVYAEVAAGDAADVDLALQAAGRAAPGWAALPNSRRAAMLERLASLLEARNDDVAHAESLDGGKPFALARDAEIPRAVANLRFFAHAATQFASESHHGEVGLHYTLRQPLGTVATISPWNLPLYLFTWKIAPALAAGNTVVAKPSEITPATATLLAALSAEAGLPPGVLNLVHGSGAEVGEALVVDPRVRAVSFTGSTAVGRRIGTLAGGLLKKTSLELGGKNATLVFADSDWEDRLDILVRSAFQNSGQICLCGSRILVERRIAVQFAERFVAEASALRIGDPMDPDVRMGPLVSQAHFDKVLAALQRARDEGGRVLCGGHALDRPGWFVAPTVIDGLGPDCATNQEEIFGPVVTLQTFDDDAEALALANAGSYGLAATLWTRDLARAHRLAAALRAGMVWINGWMLRDLRTPFGGSGDSGLGREGGLEAMRFFTEAKNIGLSLE, encoded by the coding sequence ATGCAGCGGCTGACCCACTGGATCGACGGCGCGGCACGGGACCCGGCGGCGGATCGCTGGTTGCCGGTGTACGCCCCCGCGACCGGCCGGGTGTACGCCGAGGTCGCCGCAGGCGATGCCGCCGACGTCGATCTCGCCCTGCAGGCCGCCGGACGCGCCGCCCCCGGCTGGGCGGCGCTGCCCAACAGCAGGCGCGCGGCCATGCTCGAGCGTCTGGCGTCGCTGCTCGAGGCCCGCAACGACGACGTCGCCCACGCCGAGTCCCTGGACGGCGGCAAACCGTTCGCACTGGCGCGCGACGCCGAGATTCCGCGCGCGGTCGCCAACCTGCGCTTCTTCGCACATGCGGCGACCCAGTTCGCCAGCGAATCGCACCATGGCGAGGTCGGCCTGCACTACACCCTGCGCCAGCCGCTGGGCACGGTCGCGACGATCTCGCCGTGGAACCTGCCGCTGTACCTGTTCACCTGGAAGATCGCGCCGGCGCTGGCGGCCGGCAACACGGTGGTCGCCAAGCCGTCGGAGATCACGCCCGCAACGGCGACGTTGCTGGCTGCGCTGTCGGCCGAGGCCGGATTGCCGCCGGGCGTGCTCAACCTCGTCCATGGCAGCGGCGCCGAGGTCGGCGAGGCGCTGGTCGTCGATCCGCGGGTGCGGGCGGTGTCGTTCACCGGCAGCACCGCGGTCGGGCGGCGAATCGGCACGCTTGCCGGCGGCCTGCTGAAGAAAACCTCGCTCGAGCTCGGCGGCAAGAACGCGACGCTGGTGTTCGCCGACAGCGACTGGGAAGACCGGCTCGATATCCTGGTGCGTTCGGCATTCCAGAACAGCGGCCAGATCTGCCTGTGCGGCTCTCGGATCCTGGTCGAACGGCGCATCGCGGTGCAGTTCGCCGAGCGCTTCGTCGCCGAGGCCTCGGCGCTCCGCATCGGCGACCCGATGGACCCGGACGTGCGCATGGGCCCGCTGGTGTCGCAGGCGCATTTCGACAAGGTCCTCGCCGCACTGCAGCGCGCCCGCGACGAAGGCGGCCGGGTGTTGTGCGGCGGCCACGCGCTCGACCGTCCCGGCTGGTTCGTCGCGCCGACGGTCATCGACGGCCTGGGTCCGGACTGCGCGACCAACCAGGAAGAAATCTTCGGGCCGGTAGTCACGCTGCAGACCTTCGACGACGACGCCGAGGCGCTCGCGCTCGCCAATGCCGGCAGCTACGGCCTGGCCGCCACGCTGTGGACCCGCGACCTGGCGCGTGCGCACCGCCTGGCGGCCGCGCTGCGCGCCGGCATGGTCTGGATCAACGGCTGGATGCTGCGCGACCTGCGCACCCCGTTCGGCGGCAGTGGCGATTCGGGGTTGGGCCGTGAAGGCGGGCTGGAGGCCATGCGCTTCTTCACAGAAGCGAAGAATATCGGCCTGTCTCTGGAATAA
- a CDS encoding NAD(P)/FAD-dependent oxidoreductase: MSGAARQLTIIGAGLAGALLGILLRRRGWEVDLYEKRGDPRRLGYAGGRSINLALAERGRHALRAADADEAVMRHAIMMRGRMVHTGDADPRLQRYGRDDGEVIWSVHRGDLNVVLLDLAQAAGTRLHFDAGLEAVNFDSRHAVFRHPTTGETREVPFQALVGADGAGSALRAAMQRVRDLGERVDVLDHGYKELEIPPSADGGFRIEPHALHIWPRGHYMCIALPNDERTFTVTLFLPHRAGADGGPAFDQIHNVDAAQAFFAREFPDALALMPEFRAHWAANPVGQLATLYLDRWHLDDRAVLLGDAAHAMVPFHGQGMNCAFEDCVALAGQLDAHADTADAFAAFEAQRRPDAAAIQRMALDNYLEMRDRVDDADYLLQRELELALQARHPGRFVPHYAMVTFMRIPYSLAMHRTDLQRGILERATVGHAALDTLDWPAIDAEVHAQLTPLEDAPA, from the coding sequence GTGAGCGGCGCGGCGCGCCAGCTGACCATCATCGGCGCAGGCCTGGCCGGCGCGCTGTTGGGCATCCTGCTCCGGCGCCGGGGCTGGGAGGTCGACCTGTACGAGAAGCGCGGCGATCCACGGCGGCTCGGTTACGCCGGCGGGCGTTCGATCAACCTGGCGCTGGCCGAGCGCGGCCGGCACGCGCTGCGCGCGGCCGATGCGGACGAGGCGGTGATGCGGCACGCGATCATGATGCGCGGGCGCATGGTGCACACCGGCGACGCCGACCCGCGGCTGCAACGCTATGGCCGCGACGATGGCGAGGTAATCTGGTCGGTGCATCGAGGCGATCTCAACGTCGTGCTGCTCGATCTGGCGCAGGCCGCCGGCACAAGATTGCATTTCGATGCCGGCCTGGAGGCGGTGAACTTCGACTCCCGGCACGCGGTGTTCCGCCATCCCACCACCGGCGAAACGCGCGAGGTCCCGTTCCAGGCGCTGGTCGGCGCCGACGGTGCCGGCTCGGCGCTGCGCGCGGCGATGCAGCGTGTGCGCGACCTCGGTGAGCGGGTCGATGTGCTCGATCACGGCTACAAGGAGCTGGAGATCCCCCCGTCAGCCGACGGCGGTTTCCGCATCGAGCCGCACGCACTGCACATCTGGCCGCGTGGCCACTACATGTGCATCGCCCTGCCCAACGACGAGCGCACCTTCACCGTCACGCTGTTCCTGCCGCACCGCGCAGGCGCCGACGGCGGCCCGGCGTTCGACCAGATCCACAATGTGGATGCGGCGCAGGCGTTCTTCGCGCGTGAATTCCCCGACGCGCTGGCGCTGATGCCCGAGTTCCGCGCGCACTGGGCCGCCAATCCGGTCGGCCAACTGGCGACGCTGTATCTCGACCGCTGGCATCTCGACGACCGCGCGGTGCTGCTGGGCGATGCCGCGCACGCGATGGTGCCGTTCCACGGCCAGGGCATGAACTGCGCGTTCGAAGACTGCGTGGCGCTGGCCGGTCAACTCGATGCGCATGCCGATACCGCCGACGCATTCGCCGCGTTCGAGGCGCAGCGCCGACCCGACGCCGCCGCGATCCAGCGCATGGCGCTCGACAACTACCTGGAGATGCGCGACCGGGTCGACGATGCCGACTACCTGCTGCAGCGCGAACTCGAGCTCGCCTTGCAGGCGCGCCACCCCGGCCGCTTCGTCCCGCACTACGCGATGGTGACCTTCATGCGCATTCCCTACTCGCTGGCGATGCACCGCACGGATCTGCAGCGCGGCATCCTCGAACGCGCGACGGTCGGCCACGCCGCCCTCGACACGCTGGACTGGCCGGCGATCGACGCCGAGGTGCACGCGCAGCTGACGCCGTTGGAGGACGCGCCCGCATGA
- the kynU gene encoding kynureninase produces the protein MTDTHALFTDDYAATADAADPLRHFRAQFHMPRFGEVEQAYFVGNSLGLQPRGARAQVEDVLEKWAMEAVEGHFRGNSQWMTYHALVGAQLAEVVGAQPEEVVAMNSLTANLHFLMVGFYRPSTERPAILMEAGAFPSDRYALESQVRFHGFDPATDLIEVQPGADGLFGMDAIAAAISEHGHRLALVLWPGVQYRTGEAFDLAEIVRLGHAAGAVVGFDLAHAAGNLPLRLHDSDADFAVWCHYKYLNSGPGAVAGAFVHARHAHTDRPRFAGWWGHDAATRFRMGPDFQPTPGAEGWQLSNPPILGLAPLRASLDLFTEAGMPALRAKSERLTGYLEALINAQLANVLEIVTPVDPAQRGAQLSLRVRGGREQGRALFDYLSEHGVLGDWREPDVIRISPAPLYNHHGDVLRFVRAVMRWRDA, from the coding sequence ATGACCGATACCCACGCTCTGTTCACCGACGACTACGCCGCGACCGCCGACGCCGCCGACCCGCTCCGGCACTTTCGCGCGCAGTTCCACATGCCGCGCTTTGGCGAGGTCGAACAGGCCTACTTCGTCGGAAATTCGCTGGGCCTGCAGCCACGCGGCGCCCGCGCGCAGGTTGAGGACGTGCTCGAGAAGTGGGCGATGGAGGCGGTCGAAGGCCATTTCCGCGGCAACTCGCAATGGATGACCTACCACGCGCTGGTCGGCGCGCAGTTGGCCGAGGTCGTGGGCGCGCAACCGGAGGAAGTGGTCGCAATGAACTCGCTGACCGCGAACCTGCATTTTCTGATGGTCGGCTTCTACCGCCCGAGCACCGAACGCCCGGCGATCCTGATGGAAGCCGGCGCGTTTCCGTCCGACCGCTACGCGCTCGAATCGCAGGTCCGCTTCCACGGCTTCGACCCGGCGACCGACCTGATCGAAGTGCAGCCCGGCGCCGACGGCCTGTTCGGCATGGACGCGATCGCTGCGGCGATTTCCGAACACGGACACCGGCTGGCGCTGGTGCTGTGGCCCGGGGTCCAGTACCGCACCGGCGAGGCGTTCGACTTGGCGGAAATCGTGCGCCTGGGCCACGCGGCCGGCGCGGTGGTCGGCTTCGACCTGGCGCATGCCGCCGGCAACCTGCCGCTGCGGCTGCACGACAGCGACGCCGATTTCGCGGTGTGGTGCCACTACAAGTACCTCAACAGCGGCCCCGGCGCCGTGGCCGGTGCCTTCGTGCATGCGCGCCACGCCCATACCGATCGCCCGCGCTTCGCCGGCTGGTGGGGCCACGACGCGGCGACGCGCTTTCGCATGGGGCCGGACTTCCAGCCCACGCCCGGCGCCGAGGGCTGGCAGCTCAGCAATCCCCCGATCCTCGGCCTGGCACCGCTGCGGGCCTCGCTCGACCTGTTCACCGAGGCCGGCATGCCGGCGCTGCGCGCCAAGTCCGAGCGCCTGACCGGCTACCTGGAAGCGCTGATCAACGCGCAACTGGCGAACGTGCTCGAGATCGTCACGCCCGTCGATCCCGCACAACGCGGCGCCCAGCTGTCGCTGCGTGTGCGCGGCGGTCGCGAGCAGGGCCGCGCGCTGTTCGACTACCTGTCCGAACACGGTGTGCTCGGCGACTGGCGCGAGCCCGACGTGATCCGCATCTCACCCGCGCCGCTCTACAACCACCACGGCGACGTGTTGCGGTTCGTACGCGCGGTGATGCGCTGGCGCGACGCGTGA
- a CDS encoding SDR family oxidoreductase — MDLDLTGRHALVCGASEGIGRATAHELALLGAGVTVLARRGEALQAVCESLPTPAGQAHQALVADMDDLEALRTRLETHVATVPVQILVNNTGGPPGGPAHTASADAYLSAFRRHLLAGQVLVQTLLPGMRAAGWGRIVNVVSTSVREPIMGLGVSNTVRGAVAGWAKTLSRELAADGITVNNVLPGYTRTQRIAQIVADRAARSGQSEDAIIAAMRAAVPAGRFAEPEETAGVIAFLCSPAAAYINGVSLPVDGGRMASI, encoded by the coding sequence ATGGACCTCGACCTGACCGGCCGCCACGCGCTCGTCTGCGGCGCCTCCGAAGGCATCGGACGCGCCACCGCGCATGAACTGGCGCTGCTGGGCGCCGGCGTGACGGTGCTCGCCCGGCGCGGCGAGGCGCTGCAGGCCGTGTGCGAATCGCTGCCGACGCCGGCGGGCCAGGCACACCAGGCGCTCGTCGCCGACATGGACGACCTGGAGGCCCTGCGGACCCGTCTGGAGACGCACGTCGCCACGGTTCCGGTCCAGATCCTGGTCAACAACACCGGCGGTCCGCCCGGGGGACCGGCGCATACCGCATCGGCCGACGCTTATCTGAGCGCATTCCGGCGCCATCTGCTCGCCGGGCAAGTCCTGGTCCAGACGCTGCTGCCGGGGATGCGCGCCGCCGGCTGGGGGCGGATCGTCAACGTGGTCTCGACCTCGGTGCGTGAGCCGATCATGGGCCTGGGCGTGTCCAACACCGTGCGCGGTGCGGTGGCCGGCTGGGCCAAGACGCTCTCCCGCGAACTGGCTGCGGACGGGATCACGGTCAACAACGTGCTGCCCGGTTACACGCGCACCCAGCGCATCGCGCAGATCGTGGCCGATCGCGCCGCACGCAGCGGCCAGTCCGAGGACGCGATCATCGCCGCGATGCGGGCCGCGGTGCCGGCCGGGCGTTTCGCCGAGCCCGAGGAGACCGCAGGGGTGATCGCCTTCCTCTGCTCGCCGGCCGCCGCTTACATCAACGGGGTCAGCCTGCCGGTGGACGGCGGGCGCATGGCCTCGATCTGA
- the sbcB gene encoding exodeoxyribonuclease I produces the protein MTDSFLFYDLETFGADPRRSRIAQFAAIRTDADLVQIEDPIDFFVRPADDLLPSPVATLITGITPQQALRDGLSEAEAFARIFEEMARPRTCTLGYNSLRFDDEFVRFGLFRNFHDPYEREWRGGNCRWDLLDVMRLWHALRPDGLVWPTRDDGATSFKLEHLALANDVRTGDAHEALSDVRALIGLARRMRSAQPRLWDYAAKLRDKRHAAAMLDPVAMTPVLHVSQRYPASRLCAAPVLPLARHPTIDSRIVVFDLDAEPDALLDLDADTIAARVFVRGADLPEGIARIPLKEVHCNRCPALVAWSHLRAEDFARLSIDPALVERRAAQLRAAGPALAAKIRAVFATERAHGPSDADGSLYDGFLGDGDRRRVARVRATPPAQLHGADFGFEDPRLDELLFRYRARNWPDTLSPDERHRWDEYRRLRLGPGTTASEQDFDDYFTQIDALRVDHAQTPTHLALLDALVDWGRGLHSHLYPTSPA, from the coding sequence ATGACTGATAGTTTTCTCTTCTACGACTTGGAAACCTTCGGCGCCGACCCGCGCCGCAGCCGGATCGCCCAGTTCGCGGCGATCCGCACCGATGCCGATCTGGTGCAGATCGAGGACCCGATCGACTTCTTCGTGCGGCCGGCCGACGACCTGCTGCCCTCACCGGTCGCCACGCTGATCACCGGTATCACGCCGCAGCAGGCGCTACGCGACGGCCTGTCCGAGGCCGAGGCGTTTGCGCGGATCTTCGAGGAGATGGCGCGCCCGCGTACCTGCACACTGGGCTACAACTCGCTGCGCTTCGACGACGAGTTCGTCCGCTTCGGGCTGTTCCGCAACTTCCACGATCCCTACGAGCGCGAATGGCGGGGCGGCAACTGCCGCTGGGACCTGCTCGATGTGATGCGCTTGTGGCATGCGCTGCGTCCCGACGGGCTGGTCTGGCCCACGCGCGACGACGGCGCGACCTCGTTCAAGCTCGAGCATCTGGCCTTGGCCAACGACGTGCGCACCGGCGATGCCCACGAAGCGCTGTCGGACGTGCGTGCGCTGATCGGCCTGGCCCGGCGGATGCGCAGCGCCCAGCCGCGGCTGTGGGACTACGCCGCGAAACTCCGCGACAAGCGCCATGCGGCCGCGATGCTCGACCCGGTCGCGATGACCCCGGTGCTGCACGTGTCCCAGCGCTATCCAGCCTCGCGGCTGTGCGCAGCCCCGGTGCTGCCGCTGGCACGACACCCGACGATCGACAGCCGCATCGTGGTGTTCGATCTCGACGCCGAGCCCGATGCCCTGCTCGATCTCGACGCCGACACGATCGCCGCGCGCGTGTTCGTGCGCGGCGCCGACCTGCCCGAGGGGATCGCCCGCATCCCGCTCAAGGAAGTGCACTGCAACCGCTGCCCGGCCCTGGTCGCCTGGTCACACCTGCGTGCGGAGGATTTCGCGCGCCTGTCGATCGATCCGGCGCTCGTCGAGCGCCGCGCCGCGCAGCTGCGTGCGGCCGGCCCCGCACTCGCGGCGAAGATCCGCGCGGTCTTTGCGACCGAGCGCGCGCACGGGCCGTCGGATGCCGACGGCTCGCTGTACGACGGCTTCCTGGGCGACGGCGACCGCCGCCGTGTCGCCCGGGTCCGGGCCACGCCGCCGGCGCAGTTGCACGGGGCGGATTTCGGCTTCGAGGACCCGCGCCTGGACGAACTGCTGTTCCGCTACCGCGCCCGCAACTGGCCCGACACGCTGTCGCCAGACGAGCGCCACCGCTGGGACGAGTACCGTCGCCTGCGACTCGGCCCCGGGACGACCGCGTCCGAACAGGACTTCGACGACTACTTCACACAGATCGACGCCCTGCGCGTCGACCATGCGCAGACCCCCACGCACCTGGCCTTGCTCGACGCGCTCGTCGACTGGGGCCGTGGCCTGCATTCGCACCTCTACCCCACCTCCCCCGCATGA
- a CDS encoding RidA family protein, translating into MASAMTDAVHAASAPYPVGRYPHARRAGGLLFLSGIGPRDPATDAVPGNVLDADGRVVAHDIAAQTRAVLANVRAVLQASGACWEDLVDVTVYLTDMADFTAYNAVWAEYFPDAAAAPCRTTLGIDALPTPIAIEMKCVAAIGRHPTSLSRPAGEGGTIGGTDGGVRATDANAPASKKE; encoded by the coding sequence GTGGCGAGCGCGATGACTGACGCGGTCCACGCCGCCTCCGCGCCCTACCCGGTCGGGCGCTACCCGCATGCGCGTCGCGCCGGCGGCCTGCTGTTCCTGTCGGGCATCGGCCCGCGCGATCCGGCAACCGACGCGGTGCCGGGCAACGTGCTCGATGCCGATGGCCGGGTGGTCGCGCACGACATCGCAGCGCAGACCCGTGCCGTACTTGCCAACGTCCGCGCCGTGCTCCAGGCCAGCGGCGCGTGCTGGGAAGACCTGGTCGACGTGACCGTCTACCTGACCGACATGGCGGACTTCACCGCCTACAACGCGGTCTGGGCCGAGTATTTCCCCGACGCCGCCGCCGCGCCCTGCCGGACGACGCTCGGCATCGATGCACTGCCGACGCCGATCGCGATCGAAATGAAGTGTGTGGCGGCCATTGGCCGCCATCCCACGTCCCTCTCCCGCCCTGCGGGAGAGGGGGGGACCATTGGCGGAACCGATGGTGGGGTGAGGGCCACGGACGCCAACGCACCTGCATCCAAGAAGGAATAA
- the can gene encoding carbonate dehydratase: MGELDNLLQRNRDWAERVSRDDPDFFHRLSSQQTPKYLWIGCSDSRVPANQILGLDPGEVFVHRNVANVLSHGDLNALSVIQFAVDVLKVEHILLVGHYGCGGVQAALTGTRVGLVDNWLRHVSDLAYKHEDLLASVQDETQRQARMCELNAIEQALNVCQTTVVRDAWARGQPLAVHGWVYALGDGRVRELSMDVSGPEQITPAYRAAVAKVAAVAARGERDD, translated from the coding sequence ATGGGCGAACTCGACAACCTCCTGCAACGCAACCGTGACTGGGCAGAACGCGTCTCGCGCGACGACCCGGATTTCTTCCACCGGCTGTCCAGCCAGCAGACGCCGAAGTACCTGTGGATCGGCTGTTCCGACTCGCGGGTGCCGGCCAACCAGATCCTGGGGCTCGACCCCGGCGAGGTCTTCGTGCATCGCAATGTCGCCAACGTACTCTCGCACGGCGACCTCAACGCGCTGTCAGTGATCCAGTTCGCCGTCGATGTGCTCAAGGTCGAGCACATCCTGCTGGTCGGCCACTACGGCTGCGGCGGCGTCCAGGCCGCCCTCACCGGCACGCGGGTCGGCCTGGTCGACAATTGGCTGCGCCACGTCTCCGACCTCGCCTACAAGCATGAAGACCTGCTCGCATCGGTCCAGGACGAGACCCAGCGCCAGGCGCGGATGTGCGAGCTCAACGCGATCGAGCAGGCGCTCAACGTCTGTCAGACCACGGTGGTCCGCGATGCCTGGGCGCGTGGACAGCCGCTGGCGGTCCACGGCTGGGTGTACGCCCTGGGCGACGGCCGTGTGCGCGAACTGTCGATGGACGTGTCCGGCCCCGAGCAGATCACCCCCGCCTACCGCGCCGCCGTTGCCAAGGTCGCCGCGGTCGCCGCGCGTGGCGAGCGCGATGACTGA
- a CDS encoding 3-hydroxyanthranilate 3,4-dioxygenase, with the protein MIPGPINLQAWIDAHRELLKPPVGNKCIHDGDFIVMIVGGPNARTDYHYDEGPEWFFQLEGEMVLRIQEDGRPRDIPVRAGETFLLPPKVPHSPQRSAGSVGLVIERKRLPHERDGLLWFCERCNHKLFEHYFTLHDIEQDFPPVFDRFYGAIDLRTCEACGHINPRPARYDQAAGPAAG; encoded by the coding sequence ATGATTCCGGGACCGATCAATCTGCAGGCCTGGATCGACGCGCATCGCGAACTGCTCAAACCGCCGGTCGGCAACAAGTGCATCCACGATGGCGACTTCATCGTGATGATCGTCGGCGGCCCCAATGCGCGGACCGACTACCACTACGACGAGGGTCCCGAGTGGTTCTTCCAGCTTGAGGGCGAGATGGTGCTGCGCATCCAGGAGGACGGCCGCCCACGCGACATCCCGGTCCGCGCCGGTGAGACCTTCCTGCTGCCGCCCAAGGTGCCGCATTCACCGCAACGCAGCGCAGGCTCGGTCGGCCTGGTGATCGAGCGAAAGCGTCTGCCGCACGAGCGCGACGGTCTGCTGTGGTTCTGCGAGCGCTGCAACCATAAGCTGTTCGAACACTACTTCACGCTGCACGACATCGAGCAGGACTTCCCGCCGGTGTTCGACCGCTTCTACGGCGCCATCGACCTGCGCACCTGCGAGGCCTGTGGGCACATCAACCCCAGGCCCGCGCGTTACGACCAGGCCGCCGGCCCAGCTGCGGGATGA
- a CDS encoding amidohydrolase family protein, with protein MLKIDIHAHYLPRDWPDLAAKYGEARFPVIHHTADGRHRIYKDGRFFREIWSRTWDARERIDDYARFGVQVQVISTVPVMFGYWAKPAHALELHQSLNDHMAATVAAHPRHYAGIGTVPLQSPRLAIQELERCVDQLGLQGVQIGSHVGDWNLDAPELFPFFEAAADLGAAILVHPWDMMGSESMPKYWLPWLVGMPAEQARAACCLVFGGVLERLPKLRICMAHGGGSFPYTIGRIEHGFNMRPDLVATDNPHNPRRYLKRLYFDSWVADPRALQYLLDTCGADRVMLGTDYPFPLGEQEPGAGIEQLALDDAARARLYHGTALDWLDLPANRFA; from the coding sequence ATGCTGAAGATCGACATCCACGCCCACTACCTGCCGCGCGACTGGCCGGACCTGGCAGCCAAGTACGGCGAGGCGCGGTTTCCCGTCATCCACCACACCGCCGACGGGCGCCACCGGATCTACAAGGACGGGCGGTTCTTCCGCGAGATCTGGTCGCGGACCTGGGACGCGCGCGAGCGCATCGACGACTACGCGCGCTTCGGGGTGCAGGTCCAGGTGATCAGCACCGTGCCGGTGATGTTCGGCTACTGGGCCAAGCCCGCGCACGCGCTGGAACTGCACCAGTCGCTCAACGACCACATGGCCGCCACGGTCGCCGCCCATCCGCGGCACTACGCCGGCATCGGCACCGTGCCGCTGCAGTCGCCGCGGTTGGCGATCCAAGAGCTGGAACGCTGCGTCGATCAGCTCGGCCTGCAGGGCGTGCAGATCGGCAGCCACGTCGGCGACTGGAATCTCGACGCGCCGGAGCTGTTCCCGTTCTTCGAGGCCGCCGCCGACCTGGGCGCGGCGATCCTGGTCCACCCCTGGGACATGATGGGCAGCGAGTCGATGCCCAAGTATTGGCTGCCCTGGCTGGTCGGCATGCCGGCCGAACAGGCACGTGCGGCCTGTTGCCTGGTCTTTGGCGGCGTGCTCGAGCGGTTGCCGAAGCTCCGCATCTGCATGGCGCATGGCGGCGGCAGTTTCCCGTACACGATCGGGCGCATCGAGCACGGGTTCAACATGCGTCCGGATCTGGTCGCCACCGACAACCCGCACAATCCGCGCCGCTACCTCAAGCGGCTGTACTTCGACTCCTGGGTCGCCGACCCGCGGGCGCTGCAGTACCTGCTCGACACCTGCGGCGCGGACCGGGTGATGCTCGGTACCGACTATCCCTTCCCGCTCGGCGAACAGGAACCCGGCGCAGGGATCGAGCAGCTCGCGCTCGACGACGCGGCCCGCGCCCGGCTCTACCACGGCACCGCGCTCGATTGGCTGGACCTGCCGGCCAACCGCTTCGCCTGA
- a CDS encoding DNA-formamidopyrimidine glycosylase family protein, with protein MPEGPETHALADRLSQLLVDETLTRVRFVDPALQRRRRLLEGRRVLAVEARGKALLTAVDGGWTLYTHSHLFGFWRFADAPEALPGETRPRVLLVTVRGVAALYAAPSVSLWRTDALGEQPYLAKLGPDVLDPAVDAKALLAHMRDPRFGKRTLAALLLAQDFAAGMGNYLRSEVLFQARLSPHRILQDLTARERRRLANALLDVPRRAYRAKLDDALPPGKDYLAQTRASFGFAVFERAGAPCPRGDGTIAEIRLADRRLYWCPGCQH; from the coding sequence ATGCCCGAAGGTCCGGAAACCCACGCCCTCGCCGACCGCCTATCGCAGTTGCTCGTCGACGAGACGCTGACCCGCGTGCGATTCGTCGATCCGGCGCTGCAGCGACGCCGCCGCCTGCTCGAAGGCCGCCGGGTACTGGCGGTCGAAGCCCGCGGCAAGGCACTGCTGACCGCTGTCGATGGCGGCTGGACCCTGTACACGCACAGTCACCTCTTCGGCTTCTGGCGGTTTGCCGACGCGCCCGAGGCCCTGCCCGGTGAAACCCGGCCGCGGGTGCTGCTGGTCACGGTGCGCGGCGTCGCCGCGCTCTATGCCGCGCCGTCGGTCTCGCTGTGGCGCACCGACGCGCTCGGCGAGCAGCCTTACCTCGCCAAGCTCGGCCCCGATGTGCTCGATCCGGCCGTCGACGCCAAGGCGCTGCTGGCGCACATGCGCGACCCGCGTTTCGGCAAGCGCACGCTGGCGGCGCTGCTGCTGGCGCAGGACTTCGCGGCGGGGATGGGCAACTACCTGCGCTCGGAGGTGCTGTTCCAGGCGCGGCTGTCGCCGCATCGCATCCTGCAGGATCTGACCGCCCGCGAGCGGCGGCGGCTGGCCAACGCGCTGCTCGACGTGCCCCGGCGCGCCTACCGCGCCAAGCTTGACGACGCGCTGCCACCCGGCAAGGACTACCTGGCACAGACCCGCGCGAGCTTCGGCTTCGCGGTGTTCGAGCGCGCCGGCGCACCCTGCCCGCGTGGCGACGGCACCATCGCCGAGATCCGCCTGGCCGACCGCCGGCTGTACTGGTGCCCAGGCTGCCAACATTGA